The Centroberyx gerrardi isolate f3 chromosome 12, fCenGer3.hap1.cur.20231027, whole genome shotgun sequence genome has a window encoding:
- the LOC139920176 gene encoding DNA-directed RNA polymerase III subunit RPC7-like, with translation MAARGRGRGRRIMSFSVEAVGINRGETLPPSILQPTPLFPPMEQKPLPLAGGEEAEYMLALKQEFRGAMRSLPFFIQPAAPHRDVERYSDKYHSSEPADSSMEEAEGEEEYDEEEFEEETDYIMSYFDNGEDFAGDSDDNMDEAIY, from the exons ATGGCGGCGCGGGGCCGGGGGCGGGGCCGGAGGATCATGAGCTTCAGTGTGGAGGCGGTCGGCATCAACAGAGGAGAAactcttcctccatccatcctgcaGCCGACTCCTCTGTTTcct ccCATGGAGCAGAAGCCCCTCCCCCTGGcggggggggaggaggcggagtaCATGTTGGCTCTGAAGCAGGAGTTCAGAGGAGCGATGAGGAGTCTGCCCTTCTTCATCCAGCCTGCTGCTCCACacagag ATGTGGAGCGTTACTCTGATAAATACCACAGCAGCGAGCCGGCTGACAGCAGCATGG aggaggcggagggagaggaggagtacGATGAGGAAGAGTTTGAGGAG GAGACGGACTACATCATGTCCTACTTTGACAACGGAGAGGACTTCGCAGGAGACAGTGATGATAATATGGACGAGGCTATTTACTGA